A stretch of Campylobacter concisus DNA encodes these proteins:
- the nspC gene encoding carboxynorspermidine decarboxylase: MNEILKSIKTPAYVCEEAKVRKNLELLRYVKEQSGAKILVALKGFAFSGVMDMVGSYLDGATCSGLHEAKFANEYVKGEIHTYSPAFKDEDFDEILKISKHITFNSFAQWQKFKGIALENGIICGLRVNPEVSLAPTDSYNPCGKFSRLGITRENFKPELLDGISGLHFHALCEESASSLQTVLEAFEEKFGEFIPRMKWINMGGGHHITRADYDVELLIKIVRRFREKYGVEVYLEPGEAVGWQTGFLISSVLDIVHNEKDIAILDTSAEAHMPDTVLMPYRPAVRGESENGKFAYRFGGNTCLAGDIVGLEAGDAEYKFDSKLKIYDRVIFEDQIHYTIVKNTTFNGIKLPDLLLLKENGEIKMIRELDYEEYRRRN, from the coding sequence ATGAACGAAATTTTAAAGAGCATAAAAACCCCAGCCTACGTTTGTGAAGAGGCAAAAGTACGTAAAAATCTAGAGCTTTTAAGGTACGTAAAAGAGCAAAGCGGAGCCAAAATTTTAGTCGCACTCAAAGGTTTTGCATTTAGCGGAGTGATGGATATGGTTGGCTCTTATCTTGATGGTGCGACTTGTAGCGGACTTCACGAGGCAAAATTTGCAAACGAATACGTAAAAGGCGAGATTCATACTTATAGTCCAGCCTTTAAGGATGAGGATTTCGATGAAATTTTAAAAATTTCAAAGCACATTACATTTAACTCTTTTGCGCAGTGGCAAAAATTTAAGGGTATTGCCCTAGAAAATGGTATCATCTGCGGCCTGCGCGTAAATCCTGAAGTCTCACTAGCCCCAACTGACAGCTATAATCCATGCGGCAAATTTAGCAGGCTTGGCATCACAAGAGAAAATTTTAAGCCAGAGCTTCTTGATGGCATTAGTGGGCTTCATTTTCACGCACTTTGCGAAGAGAGTGCGAGTAGCTTACAAACCGTGTTAGAGGCATTTGAAGAGAAATTTGGGGAGTTTATCCCAAGGATGAAGTGGATAAATATGGGCGGTGGCCACCATATCACAAGGGCTGATTACGACGTGGAGCTGCTTATAAAGATAGTTAGGCGCTTCCGCGAGAAGTACGGCGTAGAGGTCTATCTGGAGCCTGGTGAGGCGGTTGGCTGGCAGACTGGCTTTTTGATAAGCAGCGTACTTGACATCGTGCATAACGAAAAAGATATTGCTATCCTTGACACCTCGGCCGAGGCACACATGCCTGATACCGTGCTTATGCCTTACCGTCCAGCCGTTAGGGGCGAGAGTGAAAATGGCAAATTTGCTTATAGATTTGGCGGCAATACCTGCCTAGCTGGCGATATAGTAGGGCTTGAAGCGGGCGATGCGGAGTATAAATTTGATAGCAAGCTAAAAATCTATGACCGAGTCATCTTTGAAGATCAAATTCACTACACTATCGTAAAAAATACGACATTTAACGGCATAAAACTGCCTGATCTACTGCTTTTAAAAGAAAATGGCGAGATAAAGATGATTAGAGAGCTAGACTACGAAGAGTATAGGCGTAGAAACTAA
- a CDS encoding DJ-1/PfpI family protein yields MNLFCLLFDDYETLDLMGPVEFLARVPGINPNFVSFNSKVIKSKQGFEVRTKKLVNLPNNSILLVPGGQSTRILVKDNEFISHLKECVLASNFCLSVCTGSALLACTGMLDGLKATSNKKSFEWVKQYRDAVKWQSHARWVKDDKFYTASGVAAGMDMALGFISDHFGKELAQNIANETEYNWQKSSKIDKFAKIYGY; encoded by the coding sequence ATGAATCTATTTTGTCTTCTTTTTGATGATTACGAGACACTTGATCTCATGGGTCCTGTAGAGTTTTTAGCAAGAGTACCTGGAATAAATCCAAATTTTGTATCGTTTAATAGTAAAGTAATAAAAAGCAAGCAAGGATTTGAAGTAAGAACAAAAAAGTTGGTCAATTTACCAAACAATAGTATTTTGCTGGTACCTGGTGGTCAGAGCACAAGGATTTTAGTAAAAGACAACGAGTTTATATCACATCTTAAAGAGTGTGTTTTGGCTTCAAATTTTTGCCTTAGTGTTTGCACTGGCTCAGCTTTGCTAGCTTGCACTGGAATGCTTGATGGGCTAAAAGCCACATCAAATAAAAAGTCGTTTGAATGGGTAAAACAGTACCGTGATGCCGTAAAATGGCAATCACACGCCAGGTGGGTAAAAGATGATAAATTTTACACGGCTTCAGGCGTGGCCGCCGGCATGGATATGGCTCTTGGCTTCATAAGTGATCATTTTGGTAAAGAATTAGCTCAAAATATCGCAAATGAGACTGAATACAACTGGCAGAAAAGCTCAAAGATAGACAAATTTGCCAAAATTTATGGATACTAA
- a CDS encoding formate dehydrogenase subunit gamma: protein MTRILTLLFTLSVAAMAIEGPTGVNQFDSTIWAAQRIENIKPYEHSWGPIFTFIQGNDYFAIGALCIILAVIGAFVLHFLIIGPKHFSHDGKKVYAFSMIERVAHGLAAISWMVLVPTGIIIMWGAELGGGTFVRFCRYLHDTATVIFAVSVLPMLFTWTKRMLPAIYDIRWMMIVGGYLSKKKRPVPAGKFNAGQKAWYWIAIPGGIVMIITGAIMYFLDFKEPAVATWLGITQIDLLRYSVVIHNCLGIVCAVFFLVHIYMAAIAIHGAIWSMITGYKEEEEVYVLHHYWYQELVRENKIPVSDYEKSYTNLK from the coding sequence ATGACGAGAATTCTTACTCTACTTTTTACATTGTCTGTTGCAGCAATGGCCATTGAGGGACCAACTGGCGTCAATCAATTTGACAGCACCATTTGGGCAGCACAGAGGATAGAAAATATCAAGCCTTATGAGCATAGCTGGGGTCCGATATTTACTTTTATCCAAGGTAACGACTACTTTGCCATAGGTGCGCTCTGTATTATCCTTGCGGTCATCGGTGCGTTCGTGCTACACTTTTTGATCATCGGACCAAAACACTTCAGTCACGATGGCAAAAAAGTATATGCTTTCTCAATGATTGAGCGTGTAGCTCACGGTCTAGCTGCGATCTCTTGGATGGTTTTGGTTCCAACTGGTATCATCATCATGTGGGGTGCAGAGCTTGGCGGTGGAACATTTGTGCGTTTCTGTAGATACTTGCACGATACAGCAACTGTGATCTTTGCTGTTTCTGTGCTTCCTATGTTATTTACCTGGACAAAGAGAATGCTTCCGGCAATTTATGATATCAGATGGATGATGATAGTTGGTGGCTATTTATCAAAGAAAAAGAGACCTGTTCCGGCTGGTAAATTTAATGCTGGTCAAAAAGCATGGTACTGGATCGCTATCCCTGGTGGTATCGTGATGATCATCACTGGTGCGATTATGTATTTCTTAGACTTCAAAGAGCCAGCAGTTGCTACATGGCTTGGCATAACACAGATCGACCTTTTAAGATATAGCGTAGTTATACACAACTGCCTTGGTATAGTCTGTGCAGTATTTTTCCTAGTTCATATCTATATGGCAGCTATTGCTATTCATGGTGCTATTTGGTCGATGATTACTGGATATAAAGAGGAAGAAGAAGTTTATGTTCTTCATCACTACTGGTATCAAGAGCTCGTTAGAGAGAATAAAATTCCAGTATCTGATTATGAAAAGTCTTATACAAATTTAAAATAA
- the yedF gene encoding sulfurtransferase-like selenium metabolism protein YedF produces the protein MTTIDCRNLECPKPVIMTKNALDGLSEGESLEILVNALAPKENISRFLKNQNINFSLESNGNETKILATKDKNALELTNFDEFVCDITPKSEKVLYLNDERAGSGEVGINLLSKFLGAFLQVEKKPKIIICVNNAVKMTANRSHPSFKPLKDLEAAGVKILSCGSCLEAYKLVSDLAIGEISNAYEIIDILSTHEQIKL, from the coding sequence ATGACAACAATTGATTGTAGAAATTTAGAATGTCCAAAACCAGTCATAATGACAAAAAATGCACTTGATGGTTTAAGCGAAGGCGAAAGCTTAGAAATTTTGGTAAATGCACTAGCCCCAAAAGAAAATATTTCAAGATTTTTAAAAAATCAAAATATAAACTTTAGCCTAGAAAGCAATGGCAATGAGACTAAAATTTTAGCTACAAAAGACAAAAATGCGCTTGAGCTTACAAATTTTGATGAGTTTGTTTGCGATATCACACCAAAAAGCGAAAAAGTGCTCTATCTAAACGACGAGCGCGCAGGAAGTGGTGAAGTAGGAATAAATTTACTATCAAAATTCTTAGGAGCATTTCTTCAAGTTGAGAAAAAACCAAAGATAATAATCTGCGTAAATAACGCTGTAAAGATGACTGCAAACCGCTCACACCCAAGCTTTAAGCCGCTTAAAGATCTTGAAGCTGCTGGTGTTAAAATTTTAAGCTGCGGAAGCTGCTTGGAGGCTTATAAGCTAGTAAGTGATCTTGCGATTGGCGAAATTTCAAATGCTTATGAGATCATCGACATACTCTCAACTCACGAGCAAATCAAATTATGA
- the selD gene encoding selenide, water dikinase SelD encodes MIYHDKKLTQFVRAAGUAAKLDPSGLNKTISSLNLSHPNLLSSTNSNEDASVFKISNDLALVQTLDFITPVVNDPFIYGQIAAANSLSDVFAMGGEVINALNIVGFDSCNLAPEILGEILQGGADKVKECGGIIVGGHTIETQQMYYGLSITGKVHPDKFWANNTAINGNVLILIKPLGSGILSTAIKADLLSMEQIKEAATIMAQLNFYALKALDGIKVYGATDVTGFGFLGHLSEMLNEKISFEIYEKNVPIIASAKEFADMGIIPEGSYKNREFAKHFVDKEADILLFDAQTSGGLLLAVGEKDAMLAVKRLKEVGYESSAIVGSAVPKSEFGIFLR; translated from the coding sequence ATGATCTACCACGACAAAAAGCTTACGCAGTTCGTTAGAGCCGCTGGTTGAGCTGCTAAGCTTGACCCGTCGGGTCTAAACAAAACGATTAGTAGTTTAAATTTATCTCATCCAAATCTGCTCTCAAGCACCAATTCTAATGAGGATGCGAGTGTCTTTAAAATTTCAAATGACCTTGCATTGGTTCAAACGCTTGACTTTATAACGCCTGTGGTAAATGATCCATTTATCTACGGTCAAATCGCTGCTGCAAATAGCCTAAGCGACGTCTTTGCAATGGGTGGTGAGGTGATAAATGCTCTAAATATCGTAGGCTTTGATAGCTGCAACTTGGCACCTGAAATTTTAGGAGAAATTTTACAAGGTGGAGCCGATAAAGTAAAAGAGTGTGGTGGCATTATAGTTGGCGGGCATACGATCGAGACACAGCAGATGTATTATGGGCTTAGCATTACTGGAAAGGTGCATCCTGATAAATTTTGGGCAAATAATACAGCTATAAATGGCAATGTTTTGATACTTATAAAGCCCCTTGGAAGCGGTATTTTAAGTACAGCAATAAAGGCTGATTTATTAAGCATGGAACAGATAAAAGAGGCTGCAACTATCATGGCACAGCTAAATTTTTATGCATTAAAGGCACTTGATGGTATTAAAGTTTACGGTGCCACTGATGTGACTGGATTTGGCTTTTTGGGGCATTTAAGCGAAATGTTAAATGAAAAGATCAGTTTTGAAATTTATGAAAAAAACGTACCAATCATTGCTAGTGCAAAGGAATTTGCAGATATGGGCATCATTCCAGAAGGAAGCTATAAAAACCGCGAATTTGCAAAGCATTTTGTAGATAAAGAAGCTGACATTTTGCTATTTGATGCACAAACTTCAGGTGGACTTTTGCTTGCAGTTGGTGAAAAGGATGCGATGCTCGCAGTAAAACGGTTAAAAGAAGTAGGTTATGAAAGCTCGGCTATTGTTGGCTCTGCGGTGCCAAAGAGTGAGTTTGGTATATTTTTAAGATAA